A segment of the Yersinia rochesterensis genome:
GGTGCCAGCCACGGGGCGAAAATCGCGATGAACACCAGCAAGGAGAGAATAAACAGCCCGATGCTGGTGGAGGGCGAACGTTTCAGTGCATGGAAGAATTTTGTCATTGGCATATCAGCGCGTTCTCGGATCCAGCAAGCGAACCAGCAGATCCGTCACATTGTTAATCAAAATAAAGCACATACCGAGCAACAGTGTCCCGCCCATAATGGCGGTGGTATCGCCGGCAAACAGCGCGCTGGTGAGGTAGCGGCCAATGCCCGGCCAGGCAAAGACAGTTTCGGTTAACACTGCGCCCTCCAACATGCTGGTATAGGCCAGCGCAATCACTGTCAGCAAAGTGCCGCGAATATTCGGCAACACGTGCGTGAGTAAAATGCGCATCTCACCCGCGCCTTTGGCTCTTGCCAACGTAATGTACTCTTTATTCAGCTCACTCAAGCAGGCCGAGCGCGTCAGGCGAGTAATACTGGCCAGCGCGTAGTAAGAGAGCAGGGCAACCGGCAAGATCAAATGAGCGACGGCATTGCCAAAGGCACCGGCATCACCGGAGCGCCAGGTATCAATCAGGGCAAAACCGGTTTTTGCTTCCACGGTATATTGATAAATATCATCGAGGCGGCCAGGGCCGGGGCTCCATTGCAGCCGGGCATAAAATAGCAACAGCATCAACAGACCGAGCCAGAAGATGGGCACGGAGTTCCCCAGCAATGTCATAAAGCGGATAGTGGCATCCAGCTTGCTACCGGCCCAGCGGGCGCACAACAAGCCGAGGATAACCCCCAGTGCGGCACCAATCACCAGTGATAATGTTGCCAGTTCCAATGAGGCTGGGAAAACGGTCAGCAAGTCTTGCAACACTGGCTGACCGCTAGCGCTGGCAATGCCGAGATCGCCATGAGCCAGCCGCTCGAGATAATGCCAGAACTGCACGGGTAGCGATTGATCCAGCCCAAGCTGGTGTTTAACTTGCTGATAAGTGGCTTCACTGGCGTGGTCGCCCACGATTTGCAACACCCGGTCCACCGGCGACAGCGCCGACAGGAAAAAGGTGATAACCAGTAGACCGAACAAGGTCAGGGCCAGGGTCAATAACCCCTGTAAAAACCCCCAAAGACGACGCCGGGATAGCGTTCCCGGCGTTTGATTTAGTGCTACAGACATTAACTAGCAACTCACTATTTCATGATTACATTTATCTATATATCAACCCGTTATGCCAAGTATGAAAGGCATAGGCTATTTGCTCACTCGATCATAATAGACCATATCGGCATTTAGACCTTGTTGATAGCCTTTTACGTTATCTCGCAGCACAACTTGTGCTTTGGCTTGATCAATAAAGATATATGGCGAGTTCTTTTGCAGTTCTTCCTGCAACTGAGTGTAAAGTTCGATACGTTTGGCCGGATCGGACTCGGCGACTGCCGCCAGTGTTTGTTTATTCAGCTCAGGAATAACCCAGCCGTTTAAACCGGCAACCGTGCTGCTCTTGCCGTCATTATAGGCAAAGGCACTGGCGTTAGAGTGCGCATCAAAATAATCCGGGATCCACAGACGGATAGCCGATTGATGCTGTTTGGCACGTACGCGGCCATAAACTTGGCTACCCGCGGCTGGCAGTAATACCAATTTCACGCCACCTTGGGCAAAGCTGGCTTGCAACGACTGAGCAATGGTAATGAATGGCGGTTTGTTCTCAACATCCAGTGTCAGCGTGGCATCTTTAATTCCGGCCTTTGTCAGAATCTCTTTGGCTTTAGCTGGGTCAAAGGTGTACGGATTGCTTTCCAACGCGCCCGGCAAACCGACTGGCAGGAAGCTTTGATGCACAAAATACTGGCCTTTCAGCAAATCTTTGGTAATGCCCTGATAATCAACCAAATAGCGGGCAGCCTGCCAGAATTCGGGTTTGCTTAACAGCGGATTCGCCTGGTTGGCGGTGTTAAAGACTAAATAGTTTTGTTCGGCAGACGGGATTTCGACAACTTTAACACCGGCCTGAGTTTTCAGTGCTGCGGTTTGGTCTGGCCCTAATTCACGGGCGATATCAGCATCACCTTGCTGAATCAGCAAACGGCGAGCACTTGGGTCGGGCACGTTTTTAATAATGATATTTTTAATCAGTGGCTTACCGCCAGGTGACGTCGGGTTAGCATCCAGTACGATGGCCTGATGCGGCTGATAAACACGCATTTTGAATGGGCCACTACCGGCTGAATGCATTTTCAACCAAGCATTGCCGTAATCGTCGTCTTTAACATTGGCGGTCACGGCTTTTTTATCAACAATGGAGGCGATCGGCGTTGATAAAATATTCAGTGCCACCGCAGGGCTGACATCTGCGCCCCAGCTCAGTTGCACGGTATTGTTATCGATCTTTTTCAAGTGTTGGTCGATATTACTCGGATCCCAGCCTAATACATTCAGGATA
Coding sequences within it:
- a CDS encoding ABC transporter permease, which gives rise to MSVALNQTPGTLSRRRLWGFLQGLLTLALTLFGLLVITFFLSALSPVDRVLQIVGDHASEATYQQVKHQLGLDQSLPVQFWHYLERLAHGDLGIASASGQPVLQDLLTVFPASLELATLSLVIGAALGVILGLLCARWAGSKLDATIRFMTLLGNSVPIFWLGLLMLLLFYARLQWSPGPGRLDDIYQYTVEAKTGFALIDTWRSGDAGAFGNAVAHLILPVALLSYYALASITRLTRSACLSELNKEYITLARAKGAGEMRILLTHVLPNIRGTLLTVIALAYTSMLEGAVLTETVFAWPGIGRYLTSALFAGDTTAIMGGTLLLGMCFILINNVTDLLVRLLDPRTR
- a CDS encoding ABC transporter substrate-binding protein, which produces MKAKILSLLVLTALSGSAFAATPPDTLVVVQSLDDIVSLDPAESNELSSIQTVPSLYQRLVQADRDNPAKVVPILAESWQGDAAAKTLTVKLRPDAVFSSGNPVKADDVIFSFTRAVKMNRSPAFILNVLGWDPSNIDQHLKKIDNNTVQLSWGADVSPAVALNILSTPIASIVDKKAVTANVKDDDYGNAWLKMHSAGSGPFKMRVYQPHQAIVLDANPTSPGGKPLIKNIIIKNVPDPSARRLLIQQGDADIARELGPDQTAALKTQAGVKVVEIPSAEQNYLVFNTANQANPLLSKPEFWQAARYLVDYQGITKDLLKGQYFVHQSFLPVGLPGALESNPYTFDPAKAKEILTKAGIKDATLTLDVENKPPFITIAQSLQASFAQGGVKLVLLPAAGSQVYGRVRAKQHQSAIRLWIPDYFDAHSNASAFAYNDGKSSTVAGLNGWVIPELNKQTLAAVAESDPAKRIELYTQLQEELQKNSPYIFIDQAKAQVVLRDNVKGYQQGLNADMVYYDRVSK